In the Bradyrhizobium guangzhouense genome, one interval contains:
- a CDS encoding tripartite tricarboxylate transporter substrate binding protein: MLGLKMTIGRLMLGAGVLFACGAARAADSYPSKPVHILVPYAAGGAVDVLARTLGQALAKTWGQQPVIDNRPGAGGIVASQALTQAAPDGYTLILVASGHPLNQFIYPSVPYDTFKDFTAITEVASSPLAIVVAKDSPYKTLGDLLAAAKKDPDKLSYGMSGNGTSAHLAGELLKYMSGTRIVAIPYKGGAPALTAVISGEIPLSINPLAEAIGQLDGGPVRALAVTSAERSKALPNVPTVAESGVPGYDVPVWWGVLGPAKMPPEIVTKLEADLKAALQDPNVISTLSKIGATPVGSSPGEFDAYIHAEATKWEPVLKAADIRAQ, translated from the coding sequence ATGCTTGGGTTGAAAATGACGATCGGCCGCCTGATGCTCGGCGCCGGTGTGCTGTTCGCCTGCGGCGCCGCGCGTGCCGCCGACAGCTATCCGAGCAAGCCGGTCCACATCCTGGTGCCCTACGCGGCCGGCGGGGCCGTCGACGTGCTCGCCCGCACGCTCGGCCAGGCACTCGCGAAAACCTGGGGCCAGCAGCCCGTGATCGACAACCGCCCCGGCGCCGGCGGCATCGTCGCCTCGCAGGCGCTGACGCAAGCCGCGCCCGACGGCTACACGCTGATCCTGGTCGCCAGCGGCCATCCGCTCAACCAGTTCATTTATCCGAGTGTGCCCTACGACACGTTCAAGGATTTTACGGCAATCACCGAAGTCGCCTCCTCGCCCCTCGCGATCGTGGTCGCAAAGGACAGCCCCTACAAGACGCTCGGCGATCTGCTCGCCGCGGCGAAGAAAGATCCCGACAAGCTCTCCTACGGCATGTCCGGCAACGGCACGTCAGCACATCTTGCCGGCGAGCTCCTGAAATACATGTCCGGCACCAGGATCGTCGCGATCCCCTACAAGGGCGGCGCGCCGGCGCTGACCGCGGTCATATCAGGCGAGATTCCGCTCAGCATCAATCCGCTGGCGGAGGCGATCGGCCAGCTCGACGGCGGCCCGGTGCGGGCACTCGCCGTGACTTCGGCCGAGCGCTCCAAGGCGCTGCCGAACGTGCCGACGGTCGCCGAATCCGGCGTCCCAGGCTACGACGTCCCTGTCTGGTGGGGCGTGCTGGGACCCGCAAAGATGCCGCCCGAGATTGTCACGAAACTCGAGGCCGATCTGAAGGCGGCGCTGCAGGACCCGAACGTGATCTCCACGCTGAGCAAGATCGGCGCAACCCCGGTCGGCTCCTCGCCCGGGGAATTTGACGCCTACATCCATGCCGAAGCGACCAAATGGGAGCCCGTGCTGAAGGCCGCCGACATCCGCGCGCAGTGA
- a CDS encoding mechanosensitive ion channel family protein codes for MNRQAIMTDIDRMFGWIPSWFIGLGLVAGAMLIALSFYRLATWLLKRTFGTRLPLLSVFIERTSGPAQLALCLAAVALVLPLAPLDDAFRAPLTSLFVVAFIALIGWISIRIVDMSAARYLQNFRDVTENFVARKHVTQVRVFKRVTDIIIVIITVSTALMTFDSVRQYGVSLFASAGAAGIIVGLAARPLLSNLIAGLQIAITQPIRIEDAVIIENEWGWVEDIAATYVVIRLWDWRRMVVPLSYFIEKPFQNWTRDTASLIGVIALHVDYRADVPRIRRWLEGAVKESKLWDGAVVNLQVIDADQRTIELRALVSARNAPQSWDLRCEVREKLIAFIRDEMPEALPRERAILIPSGGGGDTEFFRRPAEPEQMRASARN; via the coding sequence ATGAATCGCCAAGCCATCATGACTGACATCGATAGGATGTTCGGGTGGATACCATCATGGTTTATCGGTCTCGGCCTGGTGGCCGGGGCGATGCTGATTGCGCTGTCGTTCTATCGGCTCGCAACATGGCTGCTCAAACGCACCTTCGGAACCCGGCTTCCATTGCTGAGCGTGTTCATCGAACGCACGTCCGGCCCGGCGCAGCTCGCGCTGTGCCTGGCGGCCGTCGCGCTGGTTCTGCCGCTCGCCCCTCTGGACGATGCGTTCCGCGCTCCGCTCACGAGCCTGTTCGTGGTAGCCTTCATCGCGCTGATTGGCTGGATCTCGATCCGGATCGTCGACATGAGCGCGGCGCGCTATCTGCAGAATTTTCGCGACGTCACCGAAAATTTCGTCGCGCGAAAGCACGTGACGCAGGTGCGCGTGTTCAAGCGCGTGACCGACATCATCATCGTCATCATCACGGTGTCGACGGCGCTGATGACGTTCGACTCGGTCAGGCAATACGGCGTCAGCCTGTTCGCCTCGGCCGGTGCCGCCGGTATAATCGTCGGTCTCGCCGCGCGGCCGCTGCTCAGCAATCTCATCGCGGGCCTGCAGATCGCCATCACCCAGCCGATCCGCATCGAGGATGCCGTCATCATCGAGAACGAATGGGGCTGGGTCGAGGACATCGCCGCGACCTATGTCGTGATCCGGCTGTGGGACTGGCGCCGCATGGTGGTGCCGCTGTCCTACTTCATCGAAAAGCCGTTCCAGAATTGGACCCGCGATACGGCGTCCCTGATCGGCGTGATCGCGCTTCATGTCGACTATCGCGCCGACGTGCCGCGCATCCGGCGCTGGCTGGAGGGTGCCGTGAAGGAGTCCAAGCTATGGGACGGCGCCGTAGTCAATCTTCAGGTGATCGATGCGGACCAGCGCACCATCGAGCTACGCGCACTGGTCAGCGCGCGCAATGCGCCGCAATCCTGGGACCTGCGCTGCGAGGTCAGGGAGAAGCTGATTGCCTTCATTCGCGACGAGATGCCGGAAGCCCTGCCGCGCGAGCGCGCCATCCTGATCCCGTCGGGAGGAGGCGGTGATACCGAATTCTTCCGGCGCCCGGCCGAGCCGGAGCAGATGCGGGCCAGCGCGCGCAACTAG
- a CDS encoding DUF763 domain-containing protein, with product MTRRTGSADLPLHSGRVPPWLASRMASLGAIVTQAIVLHYGRDAFMQRLSHPFWFQSFGAVMGMDWHSSGITTSVIGALKRGLGPLQDELGIYVCGGRGQHSRKTPDELLQLGNRVGFDGAKLTRASRLVAKVDSAAVQDGFDLYLHGFFVTSDAKWTVVQQGMNGDKRQARRYHWHSEALKSFVDAPHSAIDGPQQGEIVNLTDHRAEISRSAQLELLSDLGPDRILSELERLTGTAPEPLQATLPHLIMPAHHDVRPKDVFARRLHGTLAAAAERGPVDFPELLLTPGVGARTVRSLAMVAEVVHGAPYRFNDPARFSLAHGGKDRHPYPVPIKVYDETIRVLKGAIQSAKLGREEELQAIRRLDDQARRLERTASGPSVEAYIAGEREASPDLDGRSVFGWERDRVASRKSTG from the coding sequence ATGACTCGTCGAACCGGCAGCGCCGATCTTCCCTTGCACTCCGGACGAGTTCCGCCGTGGCTTGCAAGCCGTATGGCGTCGCTGGGTGCGATCGTCACGCAGGCGATCGTGCTGCATTATGGCCGCGATGCGTTCATGCAGCGGCTGTCGCATCCATTCTGGTTCCAGTCGTTCGGCGCCGTCATGGGCATGGACTGGCACTCCTCAGGCATCACGACGTCGGTGATCGGCGCGCTGAAGCGCGGGCTCGGCCCGCTCCAGGACGAGCTCGGCATCTATGTCTGCGGCGGCCGCGGCCAGCATTCGCGCAAGACCCCGGACGAGCTCTTGCAGCTCGGCAACCGCGTCGGCTTCGACGGCGCAAAGCTCACACGCGCCAGCCGCCTCGTGGCCAAGGTCGACAGTGCCGCTGTGCAGGACGGTTTCGATCTCTATCTGCACGGCTTCTTCGTCACCTCAGATGCCAAGTGGACGGTGGTGCAACAGGGCATGAACGGCGACAAGCGCCAGGCCCGCCGCTACCACTGGCATTCCGAGGCGCTCAAGAGTTTTGTCGATGCGCCGCATAGTGCGATCGATGGCCCGCAGCAGGGCGAGATCGTCAATCTCACCGACCATCGCGCCGAAATCTCGCGCAGCGCGCAGCTCGAGCTCCTCTCCGACCTCGGCCCTGATCGCATTCTCTCCGAACTCGAGCGGCTCACCGGCACGGCGCCCGAGCCGCTTCAGGCCACGCTGCCGCATCTGATCATGCCGGCGCATCACGATGTCAGGCCGAAGGACGTGTTCGCGCGCCGCCTGCACGGCACGCTCGCGGCCGCGGCCGAGCGCGGGCCGGTCGATTTCCCCGAGCTGTTGCTGACGCCCGGCGTCGGCGCCCGCACCGTGCGATCGCTGGCAATGGTCGCCGAGGTCGTGCACGGCGCGCCCTATCGCTTCAACGATCCCGCGCGCTTCTCGCTCGCCCATGGCGGCAAGGACCGGCATCCCTACCCCGTTCCGATCAAGGTCTATGACGAGACCATCCGCGTGCTGAAGGGCGCAATCCAGAGCGCAAAACTCGGCCGCGAGGAAGAGTTGCAGGCGATCAGGCGCCTCGACGACCAGGCGCGGCGGCTGGAACGCACCGCAAGCGGACCATCGGTCGAAGCCTATATCGCCGGTGAGCGTGAAGCCTCGCCGGATCTCGACGGTCGCTCGGTGTTCGGCTGGGAGCGCGATCGCGTCGCCTCGCGCAAATCGACGGGCTGA
- a CDS encoding cytochrome P450 family protein translates to MAPRLDFTSEAFFRDPPTAIAALRAQGPVVATRFPLVGDVWITTTHDATAQVLKDSTIFTLRKEDGEVAGLRWWMPGLVRTIANNMLTTDEPDHTRLRSIVDEAFRRRAIVAMEPRIRAIADGLADELFADGSPADLVERYARILPLSVISELLGLPMADRPRFIAWANAMSTLTNVVSFFRLLFAFRNMRSYLEGQLRIARERGGEGLIAELVQVEREGGEITPDEMVSMVFLLLAAGSETTTHLISGSVYELLRNPDMLDWMEQDWSRASLAVEEFLRFVSPVQFSKPRYVRRDVEIEGVRVKKGDRVMVMLAAANMDPAVHEQPKRLNLERKPNRHISFGTGIHFCLGHQLARIEGACALQALFTRWPRLGLAVDPSQIRWRKRPGLRAIAKLPVIASDGQPVDLREATRSRSQPNTERPSRSGEASRSPAI, encoded by the coding sequence ATGGCACCGCGCCTCGATTTCACCAGCGAAGCCTTCTTTCGCGATCCGCCTACGGCCATTGCCGCGCTGCGCGCGCAAGGTCCTGTGGTCGCGACACGTTTTCCCCTGGTCGGCGACGTCTGGATCACCACCACTCACGACGCCACTGCGCAAGTGTTGAAGGACAGCACGATCTTCACGCTGCGCAAGGAGGACGGCGAAGTGGCAGGCCTGCGCTGGTGGATGCCGGGGTTGGTCAGGACCATCGCCAACAACATGCTGACGACGGACGAGCCGGACCATACGCGGCTGCGCAGCATCGTGGACGAAGCCTTTCGCCGCCGCGCCATCGTCGCGATGGAGCCGCGCATCCGCGCCATCGCGGATGGTCTGGCCGATGAGCTGTTTGCAGACGGCAGCCCGGCCGATCTGGTCGAGCGCTATGCGCGCATCCTGCCCCTGTCGGTGATCTCCGAGCTGCTCGGACTGCCCATGGCCGATCGCCCGCGTTTCATCGCCTGGGCCAATGCGATGTCCACATTGACGAACGTCGTCAGTTTCTTTCGCTTGCTGTTCGCGTTCCGCAACATGCGGAGTTATCTCGAAGGACAGTTGCGGATCGCGCGCGAGCGGGGCGGCGAGGGCCTGATTGCCGAGCTGGTCCAGGTCGAACGCGAGGGCGGCGAGATCACGCCGGACGAAATGGTCTCGATGGTGTTCCTGCTGCTCGCTGCGGGCTCGGAGACCACCACGCATCTGATCAGCGGCTCGGTCTACGAGCTGCTCAGAAATCCTGACATGCTTGACTGGATGGAACAGGATTGGAGCCGCGCCTCCCTCGCGGTCGAAGAATTCTTGCGCTTCGTCTCGCCGGTCCAGTTTTCAAAGCCGCGTTACGTGCGGCGGGACGTCGAAATCGAAGGCGTGCGCGTGAAGAAGGGCGATCGCGTCATGGTGATGCTCGCCGCCGCGAATATGGATCCGGCGGTGCACGAACAGCCGAAGCGCCTCAATCTCGAACGCAAGCCCAATCGCCACATCTCCTTCGGCACGGGAATCCATTTCTGCCTGGGACATCAGCTGGCGCGGATCGAAGGGGCCTGCGCGCTTCAGGCGCTGTTCACCCGCTGGCCGCGGCTCGGTCTCGCAGTCGATCCGTCGCAGATCCGTTGGCGCAAGCGGCCGGGCCTCCGCGCGATCGCAAAATTGCCGGTGATCGCGTCCGATGGTCAGCCCGTCGATTTGCGCGAGGCGACGCGATCGCGCTCCCAGCCGAACACCGAGCGACCGTCGAGATCCGGCGAGGCTTCACGCTCACCGGCGATATAG
- a CDS encoding ferredoxin--NADP reductase translates to MSNFNQESVLSVHHWTDTLFSFKTTRSPTFRFRNGEFTMIGLKVGEKPLLRAYSVASANYEDTLEFFSIKVPDGPLTSRLQHLKQGDEIIVSRKATGTLVIDNLEAGRNLYLIGTGTGLAPFLSVIKDPETYERFEKVVLLHGCRHVKELAYGEMITEHLPKDEMLGEYIQNQLIYYPTVTRDPFRNRGRITDLITSGKLFADIGLPAIEAAHDRVMICGSPALVADTRVLLGERGFVEGNHGEPAQFVVEKAFAER, encoded by the coding sequence ATGAGCAATTTCAATCAGGAAAGCGTTTTGAGCGTCCACCACTGGACCGACACGCTGTTCTCCTTCAAGACCACCCGCAGCCCGACCTTCCGTTTCCGCAACGGCGAATTCACCATGATCGGGCTCAAGGTCGGCGAGAAGCCGCTGCTGCGGGCCTACAGCGTCGCCAGCGCCAATTACGAGGACACGCTGGAGTTCTTCTCGATCAAGGTGCCCGATGGGCCGCTGACCTCGCGCCTCCAGCATCTGAAGCAAGGCGACGAGATCATCGTCAGTCGCAAGGCCACCGGCACGCTCGTGATCGATAATTTGGAAGCGGGGCGCAACCTCTATTTGATCGGCACCGGCACCGGCCTTGCGCCGTTCCTGAGCGTGATCAAGGACCCCGAGACCTACGAGCGGTTCGAGAAGGTCGTGCTGCTGCACGGCTGCCGTCATGTGAAGGAACTCGCCTATGGCGAGATGATCACGGAGCACCTGCCGAAGGACGAGATGCTGGGCGAATACATCCAGAACCAGCTGATCTACTACCCGACCGTGACCCGCGATCCCTTCCGCAACCGCGGCCGAATCACCGACCTCATCACGTCAGGAAAGCTGTTCGCCGATATCGGCCTGCCGGCCATCGAGGCGGCCCATGACCGCGTCATGATCTGCGGCAGCCCGGCGCTGGTCGCCGACACCCGCGTGCTGCTGGGCGAGCGCGGCTTCGTCGAGGGCAACCATGGCGAGCCCGCCCAGTTCGTGGTCGAGAAGGCGTTTGCCGAGCGCTAA
- a CDS encoding amidohydrolase family protein produces the protein MAHDAPQATGPSKLVIRNIGLILSGALEKPILDGDTIVAENGKITAIGRYKDLNTEGATTIVDANGTTVTPGLIDSHVHPVAGDWTPRQNQINWIDSSLHGGITTMISAGEVHMPGRPRDVVGLKAMAIFAQRAFWTLRPGGVKVHAGAPVIECEMVEEDFKEMAAAGVKLLGEVGLGGVKDGPTARKMVGWARKYGIQSTIHTGGPSIPGSGLIDKDVVLEADTDVVGHINGGHTALPDDQIRCICEGCKRGLEIVHNGNERSALYTLRIAREMGDLHRVILGTDGPAGSGVQPLGILRMVSMLSSIGELPAELAFCLATGNTARMRQLDCGLIEVGRAADFVIMDKAQHSPGKNILESVQLGDLPGIGMTIIDGIVRTQRSRNTPPAGRVPEVVAK, from the coding sequence ATGGCGCATGACGCACCCCAGGCCACCGGACCCTCGAAGCTGGTGATCCGCAATATCGGCCTGATCCTGTCCGGCGCGCTGGAAAAGCCCATCCTGGACGGCGACACCATCGTCGCCGAGAACGGCAAGATCACCGCGATCGGCCGCTACAAGGACCTCAACACCGAAGGCGCAACCACCATCGTCGATGCCAATGGCACGACGGTCACCCCCGGCCTGATCGACAGTCACGTCCATCCCGTCGCCGGCGACTGGACGCCGCGGCAGAACCAGATCAACTGGATCGACAGCTCGCTCCATGGCGGCATCACCACCATGATCTCGGCCGGCGAAGTGCACATGCCCGGCCGCCCCCGCGACGTCGTTGGCCTCAAGGCGATGGCGATCTTCGCCCAGCGCGCATTCTGGACGCTGCGTCCGGGCGGCGTGAAAGTTCACGCCGGCGCCCCTGTGATCGAATGCGAGATGGTCGAGGAAGATTTCAAGGAGATGGCCGCCGCCGGCGTCAAGCTGCTCGGCGAAGTCGGCCTTGGCGGCGTCAAGGACGGCCCGACCGCGCGCAAGATGGTCGGCTGGGCCCGCAAATACGGCATCCAGAGCACCATCCATACCGGCGGCCCCTCGATCCCCGGCTCGGGCCTAATCGACAAGGACGTGGTGCTGGAGGCCGACACCGACGTGGTCGGCCACATCAATGGCGGCCACACTGCCTTGCCCGACGACCAGATCCGCTGCATTTGCGAGGGCTGCAAGCGCGGGCTCGAGATCGTTCACAACGGCAATGAGCGCTCGGCGCTCTACACGCTGCGCATCGCGCGCGAGATGGGCGACCTGCACCGCGTCATCCTCGGCACCGACGGGCCGGCCGGCTCCGGCGTGCAGCCGCTCGGCATCCTGCGCATGGTCTCGATGCTGTCCTCGATCGGCGAGCTGCCGGCCGAGCTGGCCTTTTGCCTCGCCACCGGCAACACCGCGCGGATGCGGCAGCTCGATTGCGGCCTGATCGAGGTCGGCCGTGCCGCCGATTTCGTCATCATGGACAAGGCCCAGCACTCGCCCGGCAAGAACATCCTGGAGAGTGTCCAGCTCGGCGACCTCCCCGGCATCGGCATGACCATCATCG